The genome window GACGTTGGGCTGATTTGCAAACTTCAGTTTTTCATGTCCTGCATCATGATCTGCGTCATGCCCTCTGCGGGCACCGCCGGGGAGTAGTAATACCCCTGATACTTGTCGCACCCCATGCCATGGAGAATATCGAACTGCTCCTGCGTTTCCACGCCTTCGGCAATGGTTTCGATATCGAGCGATTTGGCCATGGTGACAATGGCCTGCACGATGGCCCTGTTGGTCGGGTTGATCACTTCATTGACGAAGGACTGATCGATCTTGAGCACGCCCGGTGTGATGGTTTTGATGTAACTCAGGGACGAATAGCCGGTGCCGAAGTCGTCGATGGAAACCGTGACGCCCATATCGCGGAACTCATCGAGGATTTTCATTCCCTGTTCCGGGTTTTCCAGAAACGTACTTTCGGTGAGCTCCAGCTCCAGCGTGTTGGATTTCATTTCCAACTGTTGCAAGGTTTGAGAAATCTGCTGCGCCAGACCTTCCTTGCGGAACTGGCAGGCGGACAGGTTCACCGCGATGCGCGGATTGCCCAGTCCCATGGTCTGCCATTTCTTGTTCTGCGAGCAGGCCTGGGACAACACCCATTCACCGATGTCGAGAATCAGTCCGGTTTCTTCCGCCAGCGGGATGAAGGTCGAAGGCGGCACCCAACCGAGTTGCGGATGACGCCAGCGGATCAACGCTTCCGAACTGGTGAGGCGGCCGCTTTGAAAATCGATCTGCGGCTGATAAAACACCTCGAACTCGTTCTGCTTCAATCCGCGGCGGATGCACGCCGCCAACTCCATCCGCGAACAGGCTTTTTCTTCCATGCGCGGATCGAAAAAGAAATACGTGTTCTTGCCTGACCGCTTGGCCTGCGACATGGCGATCTCCGCATTCTTCAGCAGACTCGGTGCGGTGACGCCATCGTGCGGATACAGGGCGATGCCGATGGAACCGGTGACCAGAATTTCCTTATCCATGCAGGAAAGCGGTTTGCTGAAAGCCGTCAGCATCTCCTGCCCCAGATCCATGGCGTCGGATTTCTGAATCTGCGGCACGATCAAACCAAACCGGTCACCGTTCAGCCGAGCCAGTGAATTGTCCTCGGACAGGGAATTGCTGATGCGGTGCGACACCTGCGTCAGCACCCGGTTGCTCATCTCTTCGCCGTAGGTGTCATTGATGTAACGGAAATTATCCAGATCCACCAGCATCAGCGCCAGCAACTCCCGGTGCCTCTGCGAATGCGCCAACGCCTGAATCAACCGATCGCAAAACAACTCCCGGTTGGGCAGGCCGGTTAAGGAATCGTAATAGGCGAGATGCCTGATGGTCTCTTCCGCTTTTTTCTTTTCCGAAAGATCCTGCACCACGAAAAGCAGTCCCGGCGTCGCGCCCTTCTCCAGGTGGTCGATCTTGAGGCTCAACGGGATCAAGGATCCATTGCGGGCGATGCCGCGTATCTCACAGGTTTCGCTTGGCACGGGAGCCCGGTCCGGGTCTTCATGCGCATAATCGAAACGCATGTCCCAGAAATCCATGGAGGGCGTGGCGAACAACGAACGGATGTTGCGTCCGGACAACTCCGACGCGGAAAAATCCAGCAGGCGCTGCGCCGAGAAATTCGTCCACAAAATAAACCCTTTGAGATCGGTCAGGATCACCCCCTCCAAAAGGTTTTCCATGATGGCCTCCATTTGTGAAACCTGGGCGAAACCGGCAGGAAAGGTCATTTCAGAATCCTTTAATAGTTCAATTTGGGTATTCCGCCTCTTTCCACTTGAATTATTGGAGCTTGTGAGCATATGCATTGGAGGCACCCTTCTTAACGGTAATTGGTTTCAATAAATTAGGGGAAATATGAATATAGGCTAGCAGATAATGATAATCATTTTCAATAAAAAGAAAAAGGGGGTGATGCGAGAAGAGCTCTTACTTTTCAGTAGGAAAGCAGTTGAAGCAGGGCGTGGCCCACGCCGGCGAGGCTTTCGCCCGCCACCAGTCCCGCTGCCAGCACCACCAGAAAACGCCGATGCCAGTCCGCAACGCACCGCTTCAACGCCCACGAAAGCAGGCCGCCGATGAACATCGAGATGGAAACCCAGGCGGGAATGATGAACGCGAGACCGAGACTGGCGGCGCTCGGCAACCACCGGTTTTGGCTCGCAGGCAAAAATTGTTCGAGCAAGGCGAGGCACAGCCCCGCCGCCCCGGCCAGAGCCATGGCGGGCACCGCCCCGGCGGGCAGCGCGCCCAGTCCCTGTTGAAACACTTCGGCCACCGCTTTCCACGTGGCCACCGCCGGTGCCGGCCACTCGGCGGTTAGCAGCATCGCCTGCGGGTCGGGGATGAGAAACAGGTAAGCGGCGGTGCCCACCAGCGACCCGGTGAGGATGCCGAACACCTGTGCGATGCTTTGCAAACGCGGCGAGGCGTGGATCAGCAACCCGGTTTTGAAATCATGCAGCAGGTCGGAGCATTGCCCCGCCGCCCCGCCGGTGACGTTTGCCGACATCAGGTTGGTGGTGGCGCTGGCCGGAGAGAGGACGCCGAAGGTCAACTGCGTCACCTTGCCCAACGCGCCGATGGGCGGAATGCCGGTTTCGCCGCTCACCCGGGCCGCCACGATGGCCAACAGAAACGTCAGCACCACGGCGAGGATCGCCATCGGCCAGGTGATGTCGAACAACGTCACCTGCGCGATCACCACCAGCGCCATCGACGCCACCAGCCCGACGCGGAAACCGCGCCAGGTGCCGTCGGTCATCATAGTTTCGAATTCGCCCGCCGCTGCCCGCTGCCGCCGCTGCCGGAGCGCCCGCCACGCGGAGAAGGTGAACGTGGTCAGCGACGCCGTCACCATCAACGTCACCCCCGGCCACAACAGCCACTTGACCATGTCGCCGAACCAGTAGGCGCCGGGGTCGTTCGCTCCGGCTTCCGCCCAACCCTGGGCCAACGCCCACGGGCCCAGCACGCCCCAGGCGAACACCGCGCCCAACAGCAACGACACGCCGACACGCGCACCGACGATGGCGCCGAAGCCGACCATCAACAAAGACGGGTCGAGCACGAAGCCGAGGTTTTTGAGCGTCACTTGTTTGTATCCTGCCATCTGCAACGCGCCCGTCGCCGTCCCACCACCCACCGCTGCGGGGAATCCCAGTTTCCCGATCAGAGAGGTGGACACTTCGAGCGCCTTCACGGTGCCCGCGACCAGGGCGCTGGCGGTCAGCATTTTCAATCGCGCCGCCGCTTCCCGGCCATGCGCGTAGATGTCCTGCATCACCTCCGCCGTGGCCACGCCCGCCGGAAAGGTCAACTTCTCGGTGACCAGCATCTGCCGCCGCAGCCCCACCGCCACGACCAACCCCATAGCGCTGATGGCAAACGTCCACACCGCCAGCACGCCCCACGGCAGGCGCTCGCCCGTCAGCATGGCCAGCGCCGGAATGGGCGCGACCAGCCCGGCGGAAACGATGGAGGCTCCGGCCGAAGCCGCTGTCTGGTTGATGTTGTTTTCGTAAAGGCCCCACGGGCGCGTGCCCGCCAGCTTTTCGCTCAACCGCCAGAAGGCGAGGCTCAACAAAGCGGCGGTGATGGACATGTTGAACGACCAGCCGATTTTC of Nitrospina watsonii contains these proteins:
- a CDS encoding putative bifunctional diguanylate cyclase/phosphodiesterase, translating into MTFPAGFAQVSQMEAIMENLLEGVILTDLKGFILWTNFSAQRLLDFSASELSGRNIRSLFATPSMDFWDMRFDYAHEDPDRAPVPSETCEIRGIARNGSLIPLSLKIDHLEKGATPGLLFVVQDLSEKKKAEETIRHLAYYDSLTGLPNRELFCDRLIQALAHSQRHRELLALMLVDLDNFRYINDTYGEEMSNRVLTQVSHRISNSLSEDNSLARLNGDRFGLIVPQIQKSDAMDLGQEMLTAFSKPLSCMDKEILVTGSIGIALYPHDGVTAPSLLKNAEIAMSQAKRSGKNTYFFFDPRMEEKACSRMELAACIRRGLKQNEFEVFYQPQIDFQSGRLTSSEALIRWRHPQLGWVPPSTFIPLAEETGLILDIGEWVLSQACSQNKKWQTMGLGNPRIAVNLSACQFRKEGLAQQISQTLQQLEMKSNTLELELTESTFLENPEQGMKILDEFRDMGVTVSIDDFGTGYSSLSYIKTITPGVLKIDQSFVNEVINPTNRAIVQAIVTMAKSLDIETIAEGVETQEQFDILHGMGCDKYQGYYYSPAVPAEGMTQIMMQDMKN
- a CDS encoding OPT family oligopeptide transporter, which translates into the protein MASVDTDFHPTPGTPQLTVRAILTGMTLGALLVPCNVYSGLKIGWSFNMSITAALLSLAFWRLSEKLAGTRPWGLYENNINQTAASAGASIVSAGLVAPIPALAMLTGERLPWGVLAVWTFAISAMGLVVAVGLRRQMLVTEKLTFPAGVATAEVMQDIYAHGREAAARLKMLTASALVAGTVKALEVSTSLIGKLGFPAAVGGGTATGALQMAGYKQVTLKNLGFVLDPSLLMVGFGAIVGARVGVSLLLGAVFAWGVLGPWALAQGWAEAGANDPGAYWFGDMVKWLLWPGVTLMVTASLTTFTFSAWRALRQRRQRAAAGEFETMMTDGTWRGFRVGLVASMALVVIAQVTLFDITWPMAILAVVLTFLLAIVAARVSGETGIPPIGALGKVTQLTFGVLSPASATTNLMSANVTGGAAGQCSDLLHDFKTGLLIHASPRLQSIAQVFGILTGSLVGTAAYLFLIPDPQAMLLTAEWPAPAVATWKAVAEVFQQGLGALPAGAVPAMALAGAAGLCLALLEQFLPASQNRWLPSAASLGLAFIIPAWVSISMFIGGLLSWALKRCVADWHRRFLVVLAAGLVAGESLAGVGHALLQLLSY